The following proteins come from a genomic window of Pseudomonas hygromyciniae:
- the hflD gene encoding high frequency lysogenization protein HflD, with protein MNPTQEQLTALGGVFLAAVLVDKIAKTGQVTEAGLTCMLGSLLVVDPKDTLDVYGGDDLSLREGYRALIGALERDPSTLQREPLRYALSMLGLERQLAKRGDLLETIGKRLPQIQSQVEHFGPAHENVIAACGALYQDTLSTLRQRIQVHGDMRNLQQPNNASKIRALLLAGIRSARLWRQLGGHRWQLVISRRKLLKELYPLMRNE; from the coding sequence ATGAACCCGACCCAGGAGCAATTGACGGCATTGGGCGGGGTCTTCCTCGCCGCAGTGCTAGTAGACAAAATCGCCAAGACCGGCCAGGTGACCGAGGCTGGGCTGACCTGCATGCTCGGCAGCCTGCTGGTGGTTGATCCGAAGGACACCCTGGACGTGTACGGCGGCGACGACCTGAGCCTGCGCGAAGGTTATCGGGCCCTGATCGGTGCGCTCGAGCGCGACCCCAGCACCTTGCAGCGTGAGCCGCTGCGCTACGCCTTGTCGATGCTCGGCCTTGAGCGGCAACTGGCCAAGCGCGGCGACCTGCTGGAAACCATCGGCAAGCGCCTGCCGCAGATCCAGTCCCAGGTCGAGCACTTCGGCCCGGCCCACGAGAACGTGATCGCCGCCTGTGGCGCCTTGTACCAAGACACCTTGAGCACTCTGCGCCAACGGATCCAAGTCCACGGCGACATGCGCAACCTGCAACAACCCAACAACGCCTCGAAAATCCGTGCCCTGCTCCTGGCCGGTATTCGTTCGGCGCGCTTATGGCGCCAGTTGGGCGGTCATCGTTGGCAGTTGGTCATCAGCCGTCGCAAATTGCTCAAAGAGCTTTACCCGTTGATGCGCAACGAATAA
- the purB gene encoding adenylosuccinate lyase has product MQLSSLTAVSPVDGRYAGKTQALRPIFSEYGLIRARVLVEVRWLQRLAAHPAISEVPAFSAEANAVLNTLAENFSLEHAERVKEIERTTNHDVKAIEYLLKEQAAKLPELAQVSEFIHFACTSEDINNLSHALMLREGRDDVMLPLMRQTANAIRELAIRFADVPMLSRTHGQPASPTTLGKELANVVYRLERQIAQVAAVPLLGKINGAVGNYNAHLSAYPEIDWEANARAFIEDELGLGFNPYTTQIEPHDYIAELFDAIARFNTILIDFDRDIWGYISLGYFKQRTIAGEIGSSTMPHKVNPIDFENSEGNLGIANALFQHLASKLPISRWQRDLTDSTVLRNLGVGFAHSVIAYEASLKGISKLELNAQKIAADLDACWEVLAEPIQTVMRRYNIENPYEKLKELTRGKGISPEALQTFIDGLDMPAAAKAELKLLTPANYIGNAVDQAKRI; this is encoded by the coding sequence ATGCAGCTCTCTTCGCTCACTGCGGTTTCCCCTGTTGACGGCCGCTACGCCGGCAAAACCCAGGCCCTGCGCCCTATTTTCAGCGAATACGGCCTGATCCGTGCTCGTGTACTGGTTGAAGTGCGCTGGCTCCAGCGCCTGGCCGCTCACCCTGCCATCAGCGAAGTGCCGGCGTTCTCCGCCGAGGCTAACGCTGTACTGAACACCCTGGCGGAAAACTTCTCCCTGGAGCACGCAGAGCGTGTGAAAGAGATCGAGCGCACCACCAACCACGACGTCAAAGCCATCGAGTACCTGCTCAAAGAGCAAGCGGCCAAGTTGCCGGAACTGGCCCAGGTCAGCGAATTCATCCACTTTGCCTGCACCAGTGAGGACATCAACAACCTGTCCCACGCCCTGATGCTGCGTGAAGGCCGTGATGACGTGATGCTGCCGCTGATGCGCCAGACCGCCAACGCCATCCGCGAACTGGCCATCCGCTTCGCCGACGTGCCGATGCTGTCGCGCACCCACGGCCAACCGGCTTCGCCGACCACCCTGGGCAAAGAACTGGCCAACGTGGTGTACCGCCTGGAGCGTCAGATCGCTCAAGTGGCCGCCGTGCCATTGCTGGGCAAGATCAACGGCGCCGTAGGCAACTACAACGCTCACCTGTCGGCCTACCCTGAGATCGACTGGGAAGCCAACGCCCGCGCCTTCATCGAAGACGAGCTGGGCCTGGGCTTCAACCCGTACACCACGCAGATCGAACCCCACGACTACATTGCCGAGCTGTTCGACGCCATTGCGCGCTTCAACACCATCCTGATCGACTTCGATCGCGATATCTGGGGCTATATCTCCCTGGGCTACTTCAAGCAGCGCACCATTGCGGGCGAAATCGGCTCGTCGACCATGCCGCACAAGGTCAACCCGATCGACTTCGAAAACTCCGAAGGCAACCTGGGTATCGCCAACGCTCTGTTCCAGCACCTGGCCAGCAAGTTGCCGATCTCCCGCTGGCAGCGCGACCTGACCGACTCCACCGTATTGCGCAACCTCGGCGTGGGCTTTGCCCATAGCGTGATCGCGTACGAAGCTAGCCTCAAAGGCATCAGCAAACTGGAACTCAACGCGCAGAAAATCGCCGCTGACCTGGACGCTTGCTGGGAAGTCCTGGCCGAGCCGATCCAGACCGTAATGCGCCGCTACAACATCGAAAACCCGTACGAAAAGCTGAAAGAGTTGACACGCGGCAAGGGTATCAGCCCCGAGGCGCTGCAAACTTTCATCGACGGCCTGGACATGCCAGCCGCGGCCAAGGCCGAGCTGAAATTGCTGACCCCGGCCAACTACATCGGCAACGCTGTAGACCAAGCCAAACGTATCTGA
- a CDS encoding ribosomal protein uL16 3-hydroxylase encodes MNPDIPLQLLGGITAREFLRDYWQKKPLLIRQAIPDFESPIDADELAGLALEEEVESRLVIEHGERPWELRRGPFAEDAFSTLPEREWTLLVQAVDQFVPEVAELLEQFRFLPSWRIDDVMISFAAPGGSVGPHFDNYDVFLLQAQGKRNWKIGQMCSSESPMLQHADLRILAEFEESAEWVLEPGDMLYLPPRLAHFGIAEDDCMTYSVGFRAPSAAEVLTHFTDFLSQYLTDEERYTDADAQPVSDPHQIQSDALDRLKSLLAEHMSDERMLLTWFGQFMTEPRYPELVAGPEELAQDEVISSLEDGAVLIRNPSARLAWSEVDDDVLLFASGQSRYLPGKLRELLKLICAADALHVDNLGPWLADEDGRDLLCELVKQGSLGFADE; translated from the coding sequence ATGAATCCTGATATTCCTCTTCAACTTCTGGGCGGCATCACGGCACGGGAATTCCTGCGCGACTACTGGCAGAAAAAACCGCTGCTGATCCGCCAGGCCATCCCTGATTTCGAAAGCCCGATCGATGCCGACGAACTGGCCGGCCTGGCGCTGGAAGAAGAAGTCGAGTCGCGCCTGGTGATCGAGCACGGCGAGCGCCCATGGGAACTGCGCCGCGGCCCGTTTGCCGAAGATGCCTTCAGCACCCTGCCCGAGCGCGAGTGGACCCTGCTGGTACAGGCAGTCGACCAGTTCGTACCGGAAGTGGCCGAGTTGCTGGAGCAGTTCCGCTTCCTGCCCAGCTGGCGCATCGACGACGTAATGATCAGCTTTGCCGCCCCCGGCGGCAGCGTAGGTCCACACTTCGATAACTACGACGTGTTCCTGCTGCAAGCCCAGGGCAAGCGCAACTGGAAGATCGGCCAGATGTGCAGTTCGGAAAGCCCGATGCTGCAGCACGCGGATCTGCGCATCCTCGCCGAATTCGAAGAGAGCGCCGAATGGGTGCTGGAACCGGGCGACATGCTTTACCTGCCGCCGCGCCTGGCACACTTCGGCATCGCTGAAGATGACTGCATGACCTACTCGGTAGGTTTCCGCGCGCCGAGCGCCGCCGAAGTGCTGACCCACTTCACCGACTTCCTCAGCCAGTACCTGACGGATGAAGAGCGCTACACCGACGCCGACGCCCAGCCTGTCAGCGACCCGCACCAAATCCAGAGCGATGCCCTCGACCGCCTGAAAAGCCTGCTGGCCGAGCACATGAGCGACGAGCGCATGCTGCTGACCTGGTTCGGCCAATTCATGACCGAGCCGCGCTACCCGGAACTGGTCGCTGGCCCCGAAGAACTGGCGCAGGATGAAGTGATCAGCAGCCTGGAAGACGGTGCAGTGCTGATCCGCAATCCGAGCGCGCGCCTGGCCTGGTCGGAAGTGGACGACGACGTATTGCTGTTCGCCAGCGGCCAGAGCCGTTACCTGCCAGGCAAACTGCGCGAACTGCTGAAGTTGATCTGCGCGGCCGATGCCCTGCACGTCGACAACCTGGGTCCGTGGCTGGCCGATGAAGATGGCCGCGACCTGCTGTGCGAACTGGTCAAGCAAGGAAGCCTGGGGTTTGCCGATGAATAA
- a CDS encoding GNAT family N-acetyltransferase — translation MNKIHVSVADWQKDIAEIRRIREAVFIAEQSVPPELEWDADDAGAMHFLAFEGDFPIGTARLLPSGEIGRVSVLKDWRGLKVGDKLMEAVIGQAEKRGQSRQFLSAQVYAAPFYERLGFKIVSEEFLEVGIPHVDMEREG, via the coding sequence ATGAATAAAATTCACGTAAGTGTCGCAGACTGGCAAAAGGATATCGCCGAGATCCGGCGCATTCGTGAAGCGGTATTTATCGCTGAGCAATCGGTTCCACCTGAGCTGGAGTGGGACGCAGACGACGCCGGAGCCATGCACTTCCTCGCGTTCGAAGGCGACTTTCCCATTGGGACTGCGCGCCTGCTGCCCAGCGGCGAGATCGGGCGCGTGTCGGTCCTCAAGGACTGGCGCGGGCTGAAGGTCGGCGACAAGCTGATGGAAGCGGTGATTGGCCAGGCCGAGAAACGCGGTCAGAGCCGCCAGTTCCTCAGCGCGCAGGTGTATGCCGCACCGTTCTATGAGCGGCTGGGGTTCAAGATTGTCAGCGAGGAATTCCTGGAAGTCGGGATTCCCCATGTGGATATGGAGCGCGAGGGCTGA
- a CDS encoding secretin N-terminal domain-containing protein — MSLRTLLTALLLSASFTAMAATEVLPLNNRTSADLLPVAQNFIGKDGTVSAYGNQLIVNAEPDKIQGLRALLAQLDTPSKRLLITVDTNENNQQTNRQVITYSTESRDGGIQQIQASEGVPALIQVGQSVPLTTTQPDAYGRPQNQTQYRNVTQGFYVTASVTGETVHLSISTNRDRMSQERPDVVNVQSTDTTVSGRLGEWITLAGINRQTQADKQGATRTYSTQGRDDLTLRVKVDTMN, encoded by the coding sequence ATGTCCCTACGCACACTGCTCACCGCCCTACTGCTATCCGCCAGTTTCACGGCGATGGCAGCCACCGAAGTCCTCCCCCTGAACAACCGCACCAGCGCCGACCTGCTGCCGGTCGCGCAGAATTTCATTGGCAAGGACGGCACTGTCAGCGCCTACGGCAATCAACTGATCGTCAATGCCGAGCCCGACAAGATCCAGGGCCTGCGCGCCCTGCTCGCACAGCTGGACACTCCATCCAAGCGCTTGCTGATCACTGTCGACACCAACGAAAACAATCAGCAGACCAACCGTCAGGTCATCACCTACAGCACCGAAAGCCGAGACGGTGGGATCCAGCAGATCCAGGCCAGCGAAGGTGTGCCCGCGCTGATTCAGGTCGGCCAAAGCGTGCCACTGACCACCACCCAACCCGACGCCTACGGCCGCCCGCAGAACCAGACCCAGTACCGCAACGTCACCCAGGGCTTCTACGTCACCGCCAGCGTCACCGGCGAGACCGTGCACCTGAGCATCAGCACCAATCGTGACCGTATGAGCCAGGAGCGTCCCGATGTAGTGAATGTGCAAAGTACCGACACAACCGTCAGCGGACGCCTGGGCGAGTGGATCACCTTGGCCGGTATCAATCGCCAGACCCAGGCCGACAAACAGGGCGCTACCCGCACCTACTCGACCCAGGGCCGGGATGACCTGACTTTGCGTGTCAAAGTCGACACCATGAACTGA
- the aceA gene encoding isocitrate lyase produces the protein MALTREQQIAALEKDWAENPRWKGVTRAYSAADVVRLRGSVQPEHTFAKLGAEKLWKLVTQGAKPSFRPEKDFVNCMGALTGGQAVQQVKAGIQAIYLSGWQVAADNNSAESMYPDQSLYPVDSVPTVVKRINNSFRRADQIQWKAGKGPGDEGYIDYFAPIVADAEAGFGGVLNAYELMKSMIEAGAAGVHFEDQLASVKKCGHMGGKVLVPTQEAVQKLTAARLAADVAGTPTIILARTDANAADLLTSDCDPYDQPFVTGERTQEGFYKVRAGLDQAIARGLAYAPYADLIWCETAKPDLDEARRFAEAIKKEYPDQLLSYNCSPSFNWKKNLDDATIAKFQRELSAMGYKHQFITLAGIHNMWHSMFNLAHDYARNDMTAYVKLQEQEFADAAKGYTFVAHQQEVGTGYFDDMTTVIQGGTSSVTALTGSTEEEQFH, from the coding sequence ATGGCACTGACACGCGAACAGCAAATTGCAGCCCTTGAAAAAGACTGGGCTGAAAACCCACGCTGGAAAGGCGTGACTCGCGCTTACTCCGCTGCTGACGTCGTCCGCCTGCGCGGCTCGGTTCAACCTGAGCACACCTTTGCAAAACTGGGCGCCGAGAAGCTGTGGAAGCTGGTTACCCAGGGCGCCAAGCCGTCCTTCCGTCCCGAGAAAGATTTCGTCAACTGCATGGGTGCCCTGACCGGCGGCCAGGCGGTGCAACAAGTCAAGGCCGGTATCCAGGCGATCTACCTGTCCGGCTGGCAAGTGGCTGCGGACAACAACTCCGCCGAGTCCATGTACCCCGACCAATCGCTGTACCCAGTGGACTCCGTGCCAACCGTGGTCAAGCGCATCAACAACTCGTTCCGCCGCGCCGACCAGATCCAGTGGAAAGCCGGTAAAGGTCCGGGCGACGAAGGCTACATCGACTACTTCGCGCCAATCGTGGCCGACGCTGAGGCTGGTTTTGGTGGCGTACTGAACGCCTACGAGCTGATGAAAAGCATGATCGAGGCAGGCGCCGCCGGCGTGCACTTCGAAGACCAACTGGCTTCCGTGAAAAAATGCGGCCACATGGGCGGCAAGGTACTGGTTCCGACCCAGGAAGCCGTACAGAAGCTGACCGCTGCCCGCCTGGCCGCTGACGTTGCCGGTACGCCGACCATCATCCTGGCCCGTACCGACGCCAACGCCGCTGACCTGCTGACTTCGGACTGCGATCCGTACGACCAGCCGTTTGTGACTGGCGAGCGCACCCAGGAAGGTTTCTACAAGGTTCGTGCAGGCCTGGACCAAGCAATTGCCCGCGGCCTGGCCTACGCGCCGTACGCCGACCTGATCTGGTGCGAAACCGCCAAGCCAGACCTGGACGAAGCCCGTCGCTTCGCCGAGGCGATCAAGAAGGAATACCCGGACCAACTGCTGTCGTACAACTGCTCGCCTTCCTTCAACTGGAAGAAAAACCTGGACGACGCGACCATCGCCAAGTTCCAGCGCGAACTGTCCGCCATGGGCTACAAGCACCAGTTCATCACCCTGGCCGGCATTCACAACATGTGGCACAGCATGTTCAACCTGGCGCACGACTACGCCCGCAACGACATGACTGCCTACGTGAAGCTGCAAGAGCAGGAATTCGCTGACGCCGCCAAAGGCTACACCTTCGTGGCGCACCAGCAGGAAGTGGGCACTGGCTACTTCGACGACATGACCACCGTGATCCAGGGCGGCACCTCGTCCGTGACCGCGCTGACCGGTTCGACCGAAGAAGAACAGTTTCACTAA
- a CDS encoding NADH-quinone oxidoreductase subunit A: MTEATGLMAHNWGFAIFLLGVVGLCAFMLGVSSLLGSKAWGRSKNEPFESGMLPTGGARLRLSAKFYLVAMLFVIFDIEALFLFAWSVSVRESGWTGFVEALVFIAILLAGLVYLFRVGALDWAPEARRKRQAKLKQ, encoded by the coding sequence ATGACCGAAGCGACAGGACTCATGGCCCACAACTGGGGCTTTGCCATTTTCCTCCTCGGTGTTGTCGGCCTCTGTGCCTTCATGCTTGGCGTTTCCAGCCTCCTCGGGTCAAAAGCCTGGGGCCGCAGCAAAAACGAACCGTTCGAGTCCGGCATGCTACCTACAGGTGGCGCCCGCTTGCGGCTCTCAGCCAAATTCTATCTGGTCGCGATGCTGTTCGTGATCTTCGATATCGAAGCCCTCTTTCTCTTTGCCTGGTCTGTGTCCGTCCGCGAAAGCGGCTGGACCGGATTCGTCGAAGCTCTCGTTTTCATAGCAATTCTGTTGGCAGGTCTTGTCTACCTGTTCCGAGTGGGCGCCCTTGACTGGGCTCCGGAAGCTCGTCGCAAGCGGCAAGCGAAGCTGAAACAATGA
- the nuoC gene encoding NADH-quinone oxidoreductase subunit C/D: MTTGSALYIPPYKADDQDVVVELNNRFGPDAFTAQATRTGMPVLWVARAKLVEVLTFLRNLPKPYVMLYDLHGVDERLRTKRQGLPSGADFTVFYHLMSLERNSDVMIKVALSESDLSIPTVTGIWPNASWYEREVWDMFGIDFPGHPHLTRIMMPPTWEGHPLRKDFPARATEFDPFSLNLAKQQLEEEAARFRPEDWGMKRSGTNEDYMFLNLGPNHPSAHGAFRIILQLDGEEIVDCVPDIGYHHRGAEKMAERQSWHSFIPYTDRIDYLGGVMNNLPYVLSVEKLAGIKVPDRVDTIRIMMAEFFRITSHLLFLGTYIQDVGAMTPVFFTFTDRQRAYKVIEAITGFRLHPAWYRIGGVAHDLPNGWERLVKEFIDWMPKRLDEYQKAALDNSILKGRTIGVAQYNTKEALEWGVTGAGLRSTGCDFDLRKARPYSGYENFEFEVPLAANGDAYDRCIVRVEEMRQSLKIIEQCMRNMPAGPYKADHPLTTPPPKERTLQHIETLITHFLQVSWGPVMPANESFQMIEATKGINSYYLTSDGGTMSYRTRIRTPSFAHLQQIPSVIKGEMVADLIAYLGSIDFVMADVDR, translated from the coding sequence ATGACTACAGGCAGTGCTCTGTACATCCCGCCTTATAAGGCAGACGACCAGGATGTGGTCGTCGAACTCAACAACCGTTTTGGCCCTGACGCCTTCACCGCACAGGCCACACGCACCGGTATGCCGGTGCTGTGGGTGGCGCGTGCCAAACTCGTCGAAGTCCTGACCTTCCTGCGCAACCTGCCCAAGCCGTACGTCATGCTCTATGACCTGCATGGCGTGGACGAGCGTCTGCGCACCAAGCGCCAGGGGCTGCCGAGCGGCGCCGACTTCACCGTGTTCTATCACCTGATGTCGCTGGAACGTAACAGCGACGTGATGATCAAGGTTGCCCTCTCGGAAAGCGACCTGAGCATCCCGACCGTGACCGGTATCTGGCCGAACGCCAGTTGGTACGAGCGCGAAGTCTGGGACATGTTCGGCATCGACTTCCCGGGCCACCCGCACCTGACGCGCATCATGATGCCGCCGACCTGGGAAGGTCACCCGCTGCGCAAGGACTTCCCGGCGCGCGCCACCGAATTCGATCCGTTCAGCCTGAACCTGGCCAAGCAGCAGCTTGAAGAAGAAGCCGCACGCTTCCGCCCGGAAGACTGGGGCATGAAACGCTCCGGCACCAACGAGGACTACATGTTCCTCAACCTGGGCCCGAACCACCCTTCGGCCCACGGTGCGTTCCGTATCATCCTGCAACTGGACGGCGAAGAAATCGTCGACTGCGTGCCCGACATCGGCTACCACCACCGTGGTGCCGAGAAGATGGCCGAACGCCAGTCCTGGCACAGCTTCATCCCGTACACCGACCGTATCGACTACCTCGGCGGCGTGATGAACAACCTGCCGTACGTGCTCTCGGTCGAGAAGCTGGCCGGTATCAAGGTGCCAGACCGCGTCGATACCATCCGCATCATGATGGCCGAGTTCTTCCGGATCACCAGCCACCTGTTGTTCCTGGGTACCTATATCCAGGACGTTGGCGCCATGACCCCGGTGTTCTTCACCTTCACCGACCGTCAGCGTGCGTACAAGGTCATCGAAGCCATCACGGGCTTTCGCCTGCACCCGGCCTGGTACCGCATCGGCGGTGTGGCCCACGACCTGCCGAACGGCTGGGAGCGCCTGGTCAAGGAGTTCATCGACTGGATGCCCAAGCGTCTGGACGAGTACCAGAAAGCCGCCCTGGACAACAGCATCCTCAAGGGCCGGACCATCGGCGTCGCACAGTACAACACCAAGGAAGCCCTGGAATGGGGCGTCACCGGTGCTGGCCTGCGTTCGACCGGTTGCGATTTCGACCTGCGCAAGGCGCGCCCGTACTCCGGCTACGAGAACTTCGAGTTCGAAGTGCCGCTGGCGGCCAATGGCGATGCCTACGACCGCTGCATCGTGCGTGTCGAAGAAATGCGCCAGAGCCTGAAAATCATCGAGCAGTGCATGCGCAACATGCCGGCAGGCCCGTACAAGGCGGATCACCCGCTGACCACGCCGCCGCCTAAAGAGCGCACCCTGCAACACATCGAAACCCTGATCACGCACTTCCTGCAAGTCTCGTGGGGCCCGGTGATGCCGGCCAACGAGTCCTTCCAGATGATCGAAGCGACCAAGGGTATCAACAGTTATTACCTGACGAGCGATGGCGGCACCATGAGCTACCGCACCCGGATTCGTACCCCAAGCTTCGCGCACTTGCAGCAGATCCCTTCGGTGATCAAAGGCGAGATGGTCGCGGACTTGATTGCGTACCTGGGTAGTATCGATTTCGTTATGGCCGACGTGGACCGCTAA
- the nuoE gene encoding NADH-quinone oxidoreductase subunit NuoE — protein MNSTLIQTDRFTLSETERSAIEHELHHYEDPRAASIEALKIVQKERGWVPDGALYAIGEILGIPASDVEGVATFYSQIFRQPVGRHIIRVCDSMVCYIGGHESVVDAIQSKLGIGLGQTTADGRFTLLPVCCLGNCDKAPALMIDDDTFGDVQASGVTQLLEGYP, from the coding sequence ATGAACAGCACGCTTATCCAGACAGACCGTTTCACCTTGAGTGAAACCGAGCGCTCGGCCATCGAGCACGAGCTGCATCACTACGAAGACCCGCGCGCGGCGTCGATCGAAGCCTTGAAGATCGTCCAGAAGGAACGTGGCTGGGTGCCCGACGGCGCCCTCTACGCCATCGGCGAGATCCTCGGCATCCCGGCCAGCGATGTGGAAGGCGTGGCGACGTTCTACAGCCAGATCTTCCGCCAGCCGGTCGGCCGCCACATCATTCGCGTGTGCGACAGCATGGTCTGCTACATCGGTGGCCATGAGTCGGTAGTCGACGCGATCCAGAGCAAGCTGGGCATCGGCCTGGGCCAAACCACTGCAGACGGCCGCTTCACCCTGCTGCCGGTGTGCTGCCTGGGCAACTGCGACAAGGCGCCGGCGTTGATGATCGACGACGACACATTCGGCGACGTCCAGGCTTCTGGCGTCACCCAATTGCTCGAGGGCTACCCATGA
- the nuoF gene encoding NADH-quinone oxidoreductase subunit NuoF has protein sequence MTLTSFGPANLIKRSAETHPLTWRLRDDGEPVWLDEYQAKNGYAAARKAFADMAQDDIVQTVKDAGLKGRGGAGFPTGVKWGLMPKDESINIRYLLCNADEMEPNTWKDRMLMEQLPHLLIEGMLISARALKTYRGYIFLRGEYTTAAKHLNRAVEEAKAAGLLGKNILGSGFDFELFVHTGAGRYICGEETALINSLEGRRANPRSKPPFPAAVGVWGKPTCVNNVETLCNVPAIIADGVDWYKSLAREGSEDMGTKLMGFSGKVKNPGLWELPFGVTARELFEDYAGGMRDGYTLKAWQPGGAGTGFLLPEHLDAQMYAGGIGKVGTRMGTGLAMAVDNTVNMVSLLRNMEQFFARESCGFCTPCRDGLPWSVKLLMAIEKGEGQPGDIETLLGLVGFLGPGKTFCAHAPGAVEPLGSAIKYFRSEFEAGIAPKSAAVPPLAKPIVVGA, from the coding sequence ATGACCCTGACTTCCTTTGGCCCGGCCAACCTGATCAAGCGTTCGGCCGAAACCCACCCGCTGACCTGGCGCCTGCGTGACGACGGCGAGCCTGTATGGCTTGACGAGTACCAGGCCAAGAACGGCTATGCCGCAGCACGCAAGGCTTTTGCCGACATGGCCCAGGACGATATCGTCCAGACCGTGAAGGACGCAGGCCTTAAAGGTCGCGGCGGTGCTGGCTTCCCCACGGGCGTGAAGTGGGGCCTGATGCCGAAAGACGAGTCCATCAACATCCGTTACCTGTTGTGTAACGCCGATGAAATGGAACCCAATACCTGGAAGGACCGCATGCTGATGGAGCAACTGCCCCATCTGCTGATCGAAGGCATGCTGATCAGTGCCCGCGCACTGAAAACCTACCGTGGCTACATCTTCCTGCGTGGCGAATACACCACCGCCGCCAAGCACCTGAACCGTGCCGTCGAAGAAGCCAAGGCCGCAGGCTTGTTGGGCAAGAACATCCTCGGTTCGGGGTTCGACTTCGAGCTGTTCGTGCACACCGGCGCCGGGCGTTATATCTGCGGTGAAGAAACCGCCCTGATCAACTCCCTCGAAGGCCGCCGCGCCAACCCGCGCTCCAAGCCGCCCTTCCCCGCCGCCGTTGGCGTGTGGGGCAAGCCGACGTGCGTCAACAACGTCGAGACCCTGTGCAACGTGCCGGCGATCATCGCCGACGGCGTGGACTGGTACAAATCCCTGGCCCGCGAAGGCAGCGAAGACATGGGCACCAAGCTCATGGGCTTCTCTGGCAAGGTCAAGAACCCTGGCCTGTGGGAACTGCCATTCGGCGTGACCGCCCGCGAGCTGTTCGAGGACTACGCCGGCGGCATGCGCGACGGCTACACCCTCAAGGCCTGGCAGCCAGGCGGCGCCGGTACCGGCTTCCTGCTCCCCGAGCACCTGGATGCACAGATGTATGCCGGCGGCATCGGCAAGGTGGGCACCCGGATGGGTACCGGCCTGGCGATGGCGGTGGACAACACCGTGAACATGGTCTCGCTGCTGCGCAACATGGAGCAGTTCTTCGCCCGTGAATCCTGTGGTTTCTGCACCCCGTGCCGCGATGGTCTGCCGTGGAGCGTCAAGCTTCTGATGGCTATCGAGAAAGGCGAAGGCCAGCCGGGGGATATCGAGACCCTGCTGGGCCTGGTCGGTTTCCTCGGCCCGGGCAAGACCTTCTGTGCTCACGCACCGGGCGCCGTGGAGCCACTGGGCAGCGCAATCAAGTACTTCCGCTCGGAGTTCGAAGCCGGCATCGCGCCAAAAAGCGCCGCCGTCCCGCCTCTGGCAAAGCCGATCGTAGTCGGCGCGTAA